The following proteins come from a genomic window of Trinickia caryophylli:
- the cpaB gene encoding Flp pilus assembly protein CpaB, translated as MKSSRALIMLATAMLAGLAAVVFASRWLMNTSSAAVTPVAVAVDDINLGQPLNTNLIRVVNWPTGSVPPGTFSDPKLLQGRVVKSSLTRGEPVLESKLSPAGTKGGLSAVINKGDRAITVRVNDVVGVAGFALPGNYVDVIVNTQAPGSTNDQHSISKIVLEKILVLAVAQQVSRDDTQPKVVNAVTLEVSPDQAEKLDLARSVGTLSLVLRNQVDTASLETKGATKTTLLGQPAAPVAASAPAAAPAKPKRVHYAAAPRAEAKRDCVGVLSGISGGMECF; from the coding sequence ATGAAAAGCAGTCGCGCTCTCATCATGCTGGCGACAGCCATGCTGGCCGGCCTCGCGGCCGTCGTATTCGCCTCGCGCTGGCTCATGAACACGTCGTCGGCAGCCGTGACGCCCGTGGCCGTGGCCGTCGACGACATCAATCTCGGCCAACCGCTCAACACGAACCTGATTCGCGTCGTCAACTGGCCGACGGGCAGCGTGCCGCCCGGCACCTTCTCCGATCCGAAGTTGCTGCAAGGCCGTGTCGTCAAATCGAGTCTCACGCGCGGCGAGCCGGTGCTCGAATCGAAGCTCTCGCCGGCAGGCACGAAAGGCGGACTTTCCGCCGTCATCAACAAGGGCGACCGCGCCATCACCGTGCGCGTGAACGATGTGGTCGGCGTGGCGGGGTTCGCTCTGCCGGGGAACTACGTCGACGTCATCGTCAACACGCAGGCGCCGGGCTCCACCAACGATCAACACAGCATTTCCAAGATCGTGCTCGAAAAGATCCTGGTGCTCGCCGTCGCTCAGCAGGTAAGCCGAGACGACACTCAGCCGAAGGTGGTCAACGCGGTCACGCTCGAGGTCTCGCCCGACCAGGCCGAGAAGCTCGACTTGGCGCGCAGTGTCGGCACGCTTTCGCTCGTGCTGCGCAATCAGGTGGATACGGCGTCGCTCGAAACGAAGGGCGCAACCAAAACGACGCTGCTCGGCCAGCCGGCCGCACCTGTGGCCGCCTCGGCGCCCGCGGCCGCGCCGGCCAAACCGAAGCGCGTTCACTACGCGGCCGCGCCGCGTGCCGAGGCGAAGCGCGACTGCGTGGGCGTGCTGTCGGGCATCTCGGGCGGCATGGAATGTTTCTAG
- a CDS encoding type II and III secretion system protein family protein — protein sequence MNTESKSISQRAPRRGLRNSALVAALVAAGLASAAPGHAQDLRGAAVPAAVKAGAPMQMTISMAPVPAAAAAAAAAQSAALRGPNCKGDVSAQSNVEVPVGKSTLVQLAEPTRNRTVGNPAVVMATLVSPRTLYLVGMSVGTTNMIVQGASGNCQVIDVIVGIDSNGLQQSLMQLMPEERGIRVSTAAGNLVLGGHVTSAQAAQQAMEIARAYANSQPSQTSQSSTSNPGGGAGSVSEQFSSTSAGSNIINMMTVDSPQQVMLEVKVAEVSKTLIDQLGSSLNLQGGFGSWTGALVSSLLTGAQTIIAGAKSNKLPLSAAIDAQKTDELTKILAEPNLVTISGQEASFLAGGKVFIPVPQSNTTGSMTITLQEEEFGVGLKFTPTVLANGRINLKVAPEVSQLSPTGVTVSATGANTSAILPLITTRRASTTVQMNDGESFAIGGLISNNITGALKAFPGLGELPVIGTLLRSTSFQQDRTELVFIVTPHLVKPLPAGGYPLPTDSFTRANELDVYATGNMEGRGAARPNSRAPGNAATQPPARLPAPSVPQSNAPATDAAPPPRMPATPVETTHEPKDPSREAPAPAVATPVPDVPSATVTPLPAAQPVPERQTAAPTPAAPDPQAERVARIEAAAMRIAARENRPNPIWGSANDPIRQ from the coding sequence ATGAACACCGAATCGAAATCAATTTCACAGCGCGCGCCGCGACGCGGCCTGCGCAACAGCGCGCTGGTCGCGGCCCTGGTGGCAGCGGGCCTCGCCAGCGCCGCGCCGGGCCATGCGCAGGACCTGAGAGGCGCGGCCGTGCCGGCGGCCGTCAAAGCAGGCGCGCCCATGCAGATGACAATCAGCATGGCGCCTGTGCCCGCCGCGGCCGCCGCGGCAGCCGCAGCGCAGTCGGCCGCACTGCGCGGGCCCAACTGCAAGGGCGACGTCAGCGCGCAAAGCAACGTCGAGGTGCCCGTCGGCAAGTCGACCCTCGTACAGCTCGCCGAACCGACGCGCAACCGCACCGTCGGCAATCCGGCGGTGGTCATGGCCACGCTCGTATCGCCGCGCACGCTTTATCTCGTGGGCATGTCTGTCGGCACGACGAACATGATCGTGCAAGGCGCGAGCGGCAATTGCCAGGTCATCGACGTCATCGTCGGCATCGACTCGAACGGCCTGCAGCAATCGCTGATGCAATTGATGCCCGAGGAGCGCGGCATTCGCGTATCCACGGCCGCGGGCAATCTCGTCCTCGGCGGGCACGTGACGAGCGCGCAGGCAGCGCAACAAGCGATGGAAATCGCGCGCGCCTATGCGAACAGCCAGCCGAGCCAGACCTCGCAATCGAGCACGTCGAATCCGGGAGGCGGCGCCGGCAGCGTGAGCGAGCAATTCTCGAGCACGAGTGCAGGCTCGAACATCATCAATATGATGACGGTCGATTCGCCGCAGCAGGTCATGCTCGAGGTCAAGGTGGCCGAGGTATCGAAAACGCTCATCGATCAGCTCGGCTCGTCGCTGAACCTGCAGGGCGGATTCGGCTCCTGGACGGGGGCGCTCGTCAGCAGCCTGCTCACCGGTGCGCAGACCATCATCGCCGGCGCCAAGTCGAACAAGCTCCCGCTCTCGGCGGCCATCGACGCGCAAAAGACAGACGAACTGACGAAGATTCTCGCCGAGCCAAACCTCGTCACGATCAGCGGGCAGGAAGCGTCGTTCCTCGCCGGCGGGAAAGTCTTCATCCCCGTGCCGCAGAGCAATACCACGGGCAGCATGACGATCACGCTGCAGGAGGAAGAGTTCGGCGTGGGCCTCAAGTTCACCCCGACCGTGCTCGCCAACGGGCGGATCAACCTCAAGGTCGCCCCGGAGGTATCGCAGCTCTCCCCCACCGGCGTGACCGTGAGCGCGACGGGCGCGAACACGTCCGCGATCCTGCCGCTCATCACGACGCGGCGAGCCTCGACGACGGTGCAAATGAACGACGGCGAATCGTTCGCGATCGGTGGGCTCATCAGCAACAACATCACCGGCGCGCTCAAGGCATTCCCGGGGCTCGGCGAGTTGCCCGTCATCGGCACGCTGCTGCGCAGCACCTCGTTCCAGCAAGACCGCACGGAACTGGTCTTCATCGTCACGCCGCACCTCGTCAAGCCTCTGCCGGCCGGCGGCTATCCGCTGCCGACCGATAGCTTCACGCGCGCGAACGAACTCGATGTCTATGCCACCGGCAACATGGAAGGCCGCGGAGCGGCGCGGCCGAACTCGCGCGCGCCGGGCAATGCAGCCACCCAGCCGCCCGCCCGACTGCCCGCGCCGTCGGTGCCGCAATCGAACGCGCCCGCAACCGATGCGGCGCCTCCCCCGCGTATGCCGGCCACACCCGTCGAGACGACGCACGAACCGAAAGACCCGTCGCGCGAAGCCCCGGCGCCCGCCGTGGCAACGCCGGTGCCGGACGTACCGAGCGCCACCGTCACGCCGCTGCCCGCGGCGCAACCCGTACCCGAGAGGCAAACGGCGGCGCCCACACCGGCGGCTCCCGACCCGCAGGCCGAACGCGTGGCCCGCATCGAGGCAGCGGCAATGCGTATCGCCGCGCGCGAAAACCGGCCCAACCCGATCTGGGGCTCCGCCAACGATCCGATCCGTCAGTGA
- a CDS encoding pilus assembly protein TadG-related protein → MRRNTLSHSRMKARRNERGAIAIMVALAIVALIGFVGLALDLGKLYVVKSELQNSADSCALAAARDLTGATIDLSVPEAAGITAGHLNYAFFQDSPVQLQTDSNVLFSDSLTNAFLPKSAVTSPSTIKYVKCTTSLANIPNWFMQVLNMLPGASVANAAVSAFAVATISPAQTTCAIPVFICKAGTQVNPPIAGQSYAVGDWIGSKDGSPPSYGPGNFGWAALDGSNSAVAVRNQLTGNYCSLPATGSSVGTPGNKMTDSGAWNTRFGIYQNPYDQASGTPDFTGWTYNPTTWLPGRDAYSNFVTKRAAFAGYQGDATTQITTAGSSSSTVYTAGADRRLALAPEVDCTLLLSGHSAPILWWDCVLMLDPMEKGGNPGPVHLEYRGKSTDASVPCATHGIPGNSNSVGPLVPVLVQ, encoded by the coding sequence ATGCGTCGCAACACTCTGTCGCATTCGCGCATGAAGGCGCGCCGCAACGAGCGGGGCGCCATCGCGATCATGGTGGCGCTGGCGATCGTCGCGCTTATCGGGTTCGTCGGGCTCGCACTCGATCTCGGCAAGCTCTACGTCGTCAAAAGCGAGTTGCAAAACAGTGCCGATTCCTGCGCGCTGGCCGCGGCACGCGATTTGACGGGCGCGACGATCGACCTCTCCGTGCCCGAGGCGGCCGGCATTACCGCCGGCCATCTCAACTACGCGTTCTTCCAGGACTCGCCGGTGCAACTGCAGACCGACAGCAACGTCCTCTTCAGCGATTCGCTGACCAACGCGTTTCTGCCGAAAAGCGCGGTCACGTCGCCATCGACGATCAAGTACGTCAAGTGCACGACGTCGCTCGCCAATATCCCGAACTGGTTCATGCAGGTGCTGAACATGTTGCCGGGTGCCTCGGTTGCGAACGCCGCCGTCTCCGCATTCGCCGTGGCGACGATCAGCCCGGCGCAAACGACTTGTGCGATTCCCGTGTTCATCTGCAAGGCAGGCACGCAGGTGAACCCTCCGATCGCTGGGCAGAGCTATGCCGTTGGCGACTGGATCGGCTCGAAAGACGGCTCGCCGCCCTCCTATGGCCCCGGCAATTTCGGCTGGGCCGCACTCGACGGCAGCAACAGCGCCGTAGCCGTGCGCAACCAGCTGACGGGCAACTATTGCAGCCTTCCGGCGACCGGATCGAGCGTCGGCACGCCGGGCAACAAGATGACGGACTCGGGCGCATGGAATACGAGGTTCGGCATCTACCAAAACCCCTACGATCAAGCGAGCGGCACGCCCGATTTCACGGGATGGACTTACAACCCGACCACCTGGTTGCCTGGACGCGACGCCTACAGCAACTTCGTGACGAAGCGGGCGGCGTTTGCGGGCTACCAGGGCGATGCAACCACGCAGATCACCACGGCCGGCTCGTCGTCGTCGACCGTCTACACGGCGGGCGCCGATCGCCGGCTCGCGCTGGCGCCCGAGGTCGATTGCACGCTGCTGCTTTCGGGCCACTCCGCGCCGATCCTCTGGTGGGATTGCGTGCTCATGCTCGACCCGATGGAAAAAGGCGGCAATCCGGGCCCCGTGCACCTCGAATACCGCGGCAAGTCCACCGATGCATCCGTGCCATGCGCGACGCACGGCATACCCGGCAACAGCAATTCGGTTGGCCCGCTGGTGCCCGTCCTTGTGCAATGA
- a CDS encoding TadE/TadG family type IV pilus assembly protein, whose amino-acid sequence MMMHPFKSRLRKRQQGAAVVEFAIVLIPLIVLVMGVAEFGHAIYQYEALTKGTRNAARYLSTYLPGDPAYPKAAAQCLAVYGNAACTGSALVDGLTTSMVVVCDAANTADCADSSDPPQFANVATYDTNNGAPGGTQSGSINLVEVKIKGFPYTPIEPFFQLSPFNFGNIVTVMRQVS is encoded by the coding sequence ATGATGATGCATCCGTTCAAGTCGAGACTGCGCAAACGCCAGCAGGGCGCGGCCGTGGTGGAGTTCGCCATCGTGCTGATTCCGCTGATCGTGCTCGTGATGGGTGTGGCCGAGTTCGGCCATGCGATCTACCAGTACGAGGCGTTGACGAAGGGTACGCGCAACGCCGCGCGCTATCTGTCGACCTATCTGCCCGGCGATCCGGCCTATCCGAAAGCCGCCGCGCAGTGCCTGGCCGTTTATGGCAACGCAGCGTGCACCGGCAGCGCGCTCGTGGACGGTCTCACGACCTCGATGGTCGTCGTCTGCGATGCCGCGAACACGGCCGACTGCGCGGACTCGAGCGACCCGCCGCAATTCGCGAACGTGGCGACCTACGACACGAATAACGGCGCGCCGGGCGGCACGCAGTCAGGCAGCATCAATCTGGTCGAAGTGAAGATCAAAGGCTTCCCCTATACGCCGATCGAGCCGTTTTTCCAGCTCTCGCCCTTCAACTTCGGCAACATCGTTACCGTAATGAGGCAAGTGTCATGA
- a CDS encoding TadE/TadG family type IV pilus assembly protein, with product MNTRARRVRLARRPRHSLRNVRGAAIVEFAIVAAVFCILLVGVFEFARVLYYWNTASEAVRLGARTAVVCDADAAFVKTKMADLLPLLQSSNVNLSYAPSGCDSDPDTARDSCTFVTVSVTGVSVQTMIPFVPLTLTMPPLATTLPRESLRTSTGGTVCQ from the coding sequence ATGAACACGCGCGCACGTCGGGTCCGGTTGGCGCGCCGGCCCCGCCACAGCCTTCGCAATGTCCGCGGCGCGGCGATCGTCGAGTTCGCCATCGTCGCGGCCGTGTTCTGCATACTGCTCGTCGGCGTATTCGAGTTCGCCCGCGTGCTGTATTACTGGAACACCGCCAGCGAGGCCGTTCGCCTCGGCGCGCGCACCGCCGTCGTATGCGATGCGGACGCCGCATTCGTCAAGACGAAGATGGCGGATCTGCTGCCGCTGCTGCAGTCGTCGAACGTCAATCTCAGCTATGCGCCTTCGGGCTGCGACTCGGATCCCGACACGGCCCGCGACAGCTGCACGTTCGTGACGGTAAGCGTCACCGGCGTCAGCGTGCAGACGATGATTCCGTTCGTGCCCCTGACGCTCACCATGCCGCCGCTCGCCACGACGCTGCCGCGCGAAAGCCTGCGCACGTCGACCGGCGGGACGGTCTGTCAATAA
- a CDS encoding AAA family ATPase → MIDILSISKDASRLAQIVRQIGECGSYRTTRAVGSPSSLAQRGDSLDAFDVLIVDAQSLDDAELAVVADLCRRYERMTCILLSDDASPETLIAAMRAGFRDVLAWPLEHRALCDALQRAESKRLQGATHETRIVSFISCKGGTGTTLIATNVAQAISKLEHQRVLLIDLNQLYGDAAFVMTSEAPPSTLPDVCAQIDRMDSAFLDASLLHVSETFHVLAGAGDPVKAAEVGFERLEWIIGIAIPRYDFVIFDLGQSINPLSMLALDRSDEIHMVLQASMPHVRAGRRLREILGSLGYGNDRLRLLLNRYSRELERSRTALEEVVDLTPYQVLPDDTAVVTEALDEGVPVSTIKRNCALSRALQQLAENIVAGAAAPARGKARSETRPIRFFGRVVTPKLKTM, encoded by the coding sequence ATGATCGATATCCTCAGCATTTCCAAAGACGCTTCCCGCCTCGCGCAGATCGTGCGGCAAATCGGCGAATGCGGAAGCTACCGGACTACGCGCGCCGTCGGTAGCCCTTCATCGCTCGCTCAGCGCGGCGACAGCCTCGATGCGTTCGACGTGCTGATCGTGGATGCGCAGTCGCTCGACGATGCCGAACTCGCCGTGGTGGCGGATCTATGCCGCCGTTACGAGCGCATGACATGCATTCTGCTGTCGGACGACGCCTCGCCCGAGACGCTGATCGCCGCCATGCGGGCCGGTTTTCGCGATGTGCTGGCCTGGCCGCTCGAACACCGCGCGCTCTGCGATGCGCTGCAACGCGCCGAAAGCAAGCGGCTGCAGGGCGCGACGCACGAAACGCGCATCGTGTCGTTCATCTCGTGCAAGGGCGGCACGGGTACGACGCTGATCGCCACGAACGTGGCGCAGGCAATCTCGAAGCTGGAACACCAGCGCGTGCTGCTCATCGATCTGAACCAGCTTTACGGCGACGCCGCGTTCGTGATGACGAGCGAGGCGCCTCCGTCGACATTGCCCGACGTGTGTGCGCAGATCGACCGGATGGACTCGGCCTTTCTCGATGCGAGCCTGCTCCACGTCAGCGAGACGTTTCACGTGCTTGCGGGCGCGGGCGACCCGGTCAAGGCCGCCGAAGTCGGCTTCGAGCGGCTCGAGTGGATCATCGGTATCGCCATTCCGCGTTACGACTTCGTGATCTTCGATCTCGGCCAGTCGATCAACCCGCTGTCGATGCTCGCGCTCGATCGCAGCGACGAAATCCACATGGTGCTGCAGGCGAGCATGCCGCATGTGCGCGCCGGACGGCGGCTGCGCGAGATTCTCGGCTCTCTCGGCTACGGCAACGATCGCCTGCGCCTGCTGCTCAACCGTTACAGCCGCGAATTGGAGCGCTCGCGCACCGCCCTCGAGGAGGTGGTGGACCTGACACCCTACCAGGTGCTGCCGGACGATACGGCCGTGGTCACCGAGGCGCTCGATGAAGGCGTGCCCGTGAGTACGATCAAGCGCAACTGCGCCCTTTCTCGCGCGTTGCAGCAGCTCGCGGAGAACATCGTCGCCGGCGCTGCCGCACCCGCGCGCGGCAAGGCGCGCAGCGAGACGCGACCCATCCGCTTTTTCGGGCGCGTAGTCACGCCCAAGCTCAAAACCATGTAA
- a CDS encoding CpaF family protein, with protein sequence MSLREQISGQFVQSFGERNSGPGTSASGMARAAYQTLKREVHHSVLDRVELERLSRMPVDQVRQEIGALIGRILDEERVPASDQERKQLVSDVYDEMFGFGPLEALLRDPTISDILVNTSKQTYIERKGRLELTDVTFYDDAHLMKIIEKIVSRVGRRIDESSPMVDARLPDGSRVNAIIPPSAIDGPLVSIRRFSVNPLQMSDLIDLQTLTPPMAELLDALARAKVNILISGGTGSGKTTLLNVLSGFIPSDERIVTIEDAAELQLRQPHVLRLETRPPNIEGRGEITQRTLVRNALRMRPDRIILGEVRGPEALDMLAAMNTGHEGSLATIHANTPRDALTRLENMVSLAGMGLPPKTMRQQIASAISVVIQATRLTDGRRKIVSIQELTGMEGEIINMQELFAFKRTGVDRSGAVKGYFAATGVRPKFVERLQAFGINLPDELYDPARRFETA encoded by the coding sequence ATGTCGCTGCGTGAACAGATATCAGGGCAATTCGTGCAATCGTTCGGCGAACGAAACAGCGGTCCGGGCACGTCCGCAAGCGGCATGGCACGCGCCGCCTATCAAACGCTCAAGCGCGAAGTCCATCATTCGGTGCTCGACCGCGTCGAGCTCGAACGGCTTTCGCGCATGCCCGTCGATCAGGTCCGCCAGGAGATCGGCGCGCTGATCGGCCGCATTCTCGACGAGGAGCGCGTGCCCGCGAGCGATCAGGAGCGCAAGCAGCTCGTGAGCGACGTCTACGACGAAATGTTCGGATTCGGCCCGCTCGAGGCACTGCTGCGCGACCCGACGATCTCCGACATCCTCGTCAATACCTCGAAGCAGACCTACATCGAGCGCAAGGGCCGCCTCGAACTCACCGACGTGACGTTCTACGACGATGCGCACTTGATGAAGATCATCGAAAAGATCGTCTCCCGGGTGGGGCGGCGCATCGACGAATCGAGCCCGATGGTGGATGCCCGCCTGCCCGATGGCTCGCGCGTCAACGCGATCATTCCGCCTTCGGCGATCGATGGTCCACTTGTTTCCATCCGCCGCTTTTCGGTCAATCCGCTGCAGATGTCCGATCTCATCGATCTGCAGACATTGACGCCGCCGATGGCGGAACTGCTCGACGCGCTCGCACGCGCAAAAGTGAACATCCTGATTTCTGGCGGGACCGGCAGCGGCAAGACGACGCTGCTCAATGTCCTGTCCGGCTTCATTCCAAGCGACGAGCGGATCGTCACGATCGAGGATGCCGCCGAGCTTCAGCTTCGGCAGCCGCACGTACTGCGGCTCGAGACGCGGCCGCCGAACATCGAGGGACGCGGCGAGATCACGCAACGCACACTGGTGCGCAATGCGCTGCGCATGCGGCCCGACCGCATCATCCTCGGCGAAGTTCGTGGGCCCGAAGCGCTCGACATGCTGGCCGCGATGAACACGGGCCACGAGGGCTCGCTCGCGACGATTCACGCCAATACGCCGCGCGATGCGCTGACCCGCCTCGAAAACATGGTCAGTCTGGCCGGCATGGGGCTGCCGCCGAAGACCATGCGTCAACAGATCGCATCGGCGATCTCGGTCGTGATTCAGGCCACCCGCCTGACCGACGGACGGCGCAAGATCGTCAGCATTCAGGAGCTCACGGGCATGGAGGGCGAGATCATCAACATGCAGGAGCTCTTTGCGTTCAAGCGCACCGGTGTCGATCGCAGTGGCGCGGTGAAGGGCTACTTCGCCGCCACCGGTGTGCGCCCCAAATTCGTCGAACGGTTGCAGGCCTTCGGCATCAATTTGCCGGACGAGCTCTACGATCCGGCGCGGCGCTTCGAAACGGCGTGA
- a CDS encoding type II secretion system F family protein gives MDPIFYAFIVLVFVAVVLAVEGVYLWWNSRHGPAARRIESRIRALSAGGQIGKERLSILKDRMLRDASGFEKLLMELPRVQTLDLLIQQSGVTWTASKLVLASLLLPLVVLIATMLTPVPPAIGVPVALASSALPYLHIKRRRAKRLAQLERQLPDMADTIGRALRAGHSFASAIGMVSSEFPQPTSGEFRITFDEINYGVPLNEALMNLAKRVPIRDLRYFVIAVLIQRETGGNLAEVLDGIAFLIRERFKLFDKVRVLSAEGKMSAWVLGLLPFITGGAMMVLNRPFLEVLWTDPAGIKVIAVIAGLMVIGIYSMRRIIRIRV, from the coding sequence ATGGACCCGATCTTCTACGCCTTTATCGTTCTCGTCTTCGTCGCCGTGGTGCTGGCCGTAGAGGGCGTCTACCTCTGGTGGAACAGCCGCCACGGCCCCGCGGCGCGGCGCATCGAATCGCGCATTCGCGCGCTTTCCGCGGGTGGTCAGATAGGCAAGGAACGGCTCTCGATTCTCAAGGACCGCATGTTGCGCGACGCAAGCGGCTTCGAAAAACTGCTGATGGAGTTGCCGCGCGTACAGACGCTCGATTTGCTGATACAGCAATCCGGCGTGACCTGGACGGCGTCGAAGCTCGTGCTCGCGAGCCTCTTGCTTCCGCTCGTGGTGCTGATCGCGACCATGCTTACGCCGGTTCCACCCGCGATCGGCGTGCCTGTGGCCCTTGCCTCGAGCGCGCTGCCGTATCTCCACATCAAGCGTCGGCGTGCCAAGCGGCTCGCGCAGCTCGAGCGGCAACTGCCCGACATGGCCGATACGATCGGCCGCGCGCTGCGCGCCGGCCACTCGTTCGCGAGCGCGATCGGGATGGTGAGTTCGGAATTCCCGCAGCCCACCTCGGGTGAGTTCCGCATTACGTTCGACGAAATCAACTACGGCGTGCCGCTCAACGAAGCGCTCATGAATCTGGCCAAACGTGTGCCGATTCGCGATTTGCGCTACTTCGTCATCGCCGTGCTGATCCAGCGCGAAACCGGAGGCAATCTCGCGGAAGTACTCGACGGTATTGCGTTCCTGATCCGCGAGCGCTTCAAGCTGTTCGACAAGGTTCGCGTGCTGTCCGCCGAGGGCAAGATGTCCGCATGGGTGCTCGGTTTGCTGCCGTTCATTACCGGGGGCGCCATGATGGTGCTGAACCGCCCGTTTCTCGAAGTCCTGTGGACGGACCCGGCGGGCATCAAGGTGATTGCGGTCATCGCGGGGCTGATGGTGATCGGTATCTATTCGATGCGGCGCATCATCCGCATCCGCGTTTGA
- a CDS encoding type II secretion system F family protein: MQSPNTMHLLLLAGLFAFVFAGAFGAMYLFAPRDMRKRIEQAGGAPRAAAAGEVASPGAAWLEKIADLSQPIAKLSIPKEGWENSVLRVELMNAGWRSPNAAAIYFAAKTVLALALPLAALPWLLGGSLAAQPLALSAVLIVFGGIGYYVPNTFLKRRVRLRKRTIFEDFPDALDLLTVCIEAGLSLDAGLMKVTEEIKVRSTIVASELELMLLEMRSGFTREKALRNLSLRTGVEDIDSFATMLIQAERFGTSIGDSLRVLSDTLRTRRRMRAEEQAAKIALKLLLPLAFCIFPALLTVLLGPAFIHVYRVLLPTMTGTGG; this comes from the coding sequence ATGCAATCGCCCAATACCATGCACCTGCTGCTGTTGGCAGGGCTGTTCGCCTTCGTGTTCGCCGGGGCGTTCGGCGCCATGTATCTCTTTGCGCCGCGCGACATGCGAAAGCGCATCGAGCAGGCCGGCGGGGCGCCTCGTGCCGCCGCGGCGGGCGAGGTCGCCTCCCCGGGTGCGGCGTGGCTCGAAAAAATCGCCGACCTTTCGCAGCCGATCGCCAAGCTCTCCATTCCGAAAGAGGGATGGGAAAATTCGGTGCTGCGCGTGGAGCTGATGAATGCGGGATGGCGATCGCCGAATGCGGCCGCCATCTACTTCGCCGCGAAAACCGTGCTTGCGCTGGCACTTCCGCTCGCCGCGCTGCCCTGGCTGCTCGGCGGGTCGCTCGCCGCGCAGCCGCTCGCGCTTTCGGCCGTGCTGATCGTATTTGGCGGAATTGGCTACTACGTGCCGAACACCTTCCTCAAACGCCGGGTAAGACTGCGCAAGCGCACGATTTTCGAGGACTTCCCTGACGCACTCGATCTGCTGACCGTATGCATCGAGGCGGGTTTGAGCCTCGATGCCGGGCTCATGAAGGTGACGGAGGAAATCAAGGTCCGCAGCACGATCGTTGCCAGCGAACTCGAATTAATGCTGCTCGAAATGCGCTCGGGCTTCACGCGGGAAAAGGCGCTGCGCAACCTGTCGCTGAGAACCGGCGTGGAAGACATCGATTCGTTCGCGACGATGCTGATTCAGGCGGAGCGATTCGGCACGAGCATTGGCGATTCGCTGCGGGTACTTTCCGACACCTTGCGTACACGGCGGCGCATGCGCGCCGAGGAGCAGGCCGCGAAGATCGCGCTCAAGCTGCTGCTGCCGCTCGCGTTTTGCATCTTTCCCGCCCTGTTGACGGTGCTGCTCGGGCCTGCGTTCATCCATGTCTACCGCGTGCTGCTGCCGACGATGACGGGAACCGGGGGCTGA